The Streptomyces sp. RKND-216 genomic sequence AGGCGAACGGGTGGCGGCACATGAGCGATGGACACGGCTGTTGGAGATCCTGGGTGAAGAGGGCCGGATCGACGTCGCCCAGGCCGCCGAACGGCTCGGGGTCTCCGCCGCCACCGTCCGCCGCGACATGAACGAACTCGCCGGGCAGCAGATGCTCACCCGCACCCGCGGAGGCGCGGTCCTGAGCGCCGTCGCCTACGACCTGCCGCTGCGCTACAAGACCGCGCGCCGTGCGGACGAGAAGCACCGCATCGCCCGCGCGGCGGCCGCCCTGGTCGCTCCCGGCAGCGTCGTGGGCCTGAACGGAGGCACCACCACCTCGGAGGTGGCCCGCGAACTGGCCACCCGCACCGACCTGATGAGCGAGACGAGCACCCCGGCGCTCACGCTCGTCACCAACGCCATCAACATCGCGAACGAACTCGCCGTCCGCCCGCACGTGAAGACCGTGGTCACCGGGGGCGTCACCCGCCCCAACTCCTACGAGCTCACCGGCCCGCTCGCCACGGCAGGGCTCCAGAGCCTGGCCCTGGACCGCGCCGTCCTCGGGGTGGACGCGGTGCACCCGGAGTTCGGCGCCGCCACCCACGACGAGGGCGAGGCGGGGGCGAACCGGGCCCTCGCGGAGCGGGCCGAGACGGTCGTCGTGGTCGCCGACTCCACCAAGCTGGGGCGCCGGGCCTTCGCGCAGGTCTGCCCGGTGCATGTGATCTCCGTGCTGATCACCGACTCCGAAGCCCCCGACGAGATGGTGGAGCGCTTCACCGCGGTCGGCGTCGACGTCCGCCGCGTCTGAACGTCGGCCGGCCCCGCGCGACCGGGCGGATTCCAGGGGCCCTTCGCGTACGGGGCCGGGCGCAGCCGCCACAGCGAGGTGTCAGCGGGGGGGCAGGGGTTCGCCGTACCAGCGTTCGACCAGACGCGCGGCGATGGAGATGCCCGACGGCGGCAGCACCTCGCCGGAGGCGAACGCGGCGCGCAGGTCGTCGCGGGAGAACCAGCGGGCCTCCTCGATCTCGTGGCCGTCCACCTGGATGCGGGAGGAGGAGGCGCGCGCGGTGAACCCGAGCATCAGGCTGGACGGGAACGGCCACGGCTGGCTGCCCACGTACGCGACGCCCTCCACGGGCACCTCGACGCCGACCTCCTCGCCGACCTCCCGAACCACCGCCTGCTCGATGGACTCGCCCGGCTCCACGAAGCCGGCCAGGGTCGAGAAGCGGCCCTCCGGCCAGTGCACCTGGCGGCCCAGCAGGGCGCGGTCGTGCACGTCGGTGACCAGCATGATGACCGCCGGGTCAGTGCGCGGGTAGTGCTCGGCGCCGCAGGCGGGGCAGCGGCGCACGTGGCCGGCAGCGGCGATCACGGCGCGTTCGCCGCAGCGGGAGCAGAACCGGTGCAGACGCTGCCAGTTCTCCAGCGCGACGGCGTGCACGAGAAGTTCCGCGTCCCGCTCCGGAAGCAGCACGCCGGCCTCGCGCAGCCCGGCCGGGCGGGCGATGTCGTCCATCCGGCCGGGGAGGGCGTCCTTCTGCAGCGCGAAGTAGGCGACTCCCTCCGGGTCCACGCCGAGGAAGTAGCGGTGCGACTCGGTGGCGGGCGCGTCGAACGACGGCATGGTGACCAGCTCGGTGCACCCGTCCCCGGTGTCCTCGATCAGCGCCTGCCCGCCGGACACCACGAAGACGCGCGTCGTCGGATGGCTCCACGCGGCCGCGAGCCACGCCTCGTCGAGGCGGCGGTGAGCGGCGCGGTCGATGCCGCCGGTGCCGGTCAGGGTGATGGCGGGGGCGGCTTCGGAGCTGTCGGCGTCGGGTGTCCAGATGGTCACGGCTGCTTACCGGTTCCCCTCGTCGGCGGCGTGCGTCCAGTTCAGGCCCAGATCCTCCCAGAGGTAGGCGGCGGTCTCGACACCCTTCGCGAGAAGGTCCAGTTCGACCTTCTCGTTCGGCGCGTGCCAGCCGTCGGACGGGATGGAGATGCCGAGGAACAGCACGGGGGCGCCCAGCACGTCCTGGAGGTCGGCGGCGGGCCCGGATCCGCCCTCGCGGGTGAACCGTACGGTGCGGCCGAAGGCGCGGCTCATCGCGCGGACGGTGGACTGCAGGGCCGGGTGGTCGAGGGGCGTCAGGCAAGGGCGGGTGGCGCCCCAGAAGGTGATCTCGTGCCCGATCCCGGCGGGCACCGACCGCGCCACCCAGTCCCGTACGGCCTGCTGGACCTTCTCCGGGTCCTGCCCGGCGACCATCCGGAAGGAGAGCTTCAGCTGGGCCGCGGAGGGCACGATCGTCTTGCCACCGGGGCCCTGGTAGCCGCCGCCGATGCCGTTGACCTCGGCGGTGGGGCGGGCCCAGATGCGTTCCAGGGTGGTGTACCCGCGCTCGCCGCCGACGGCGTGCGAGTGGGCGGTGCGCAGCCAGGCCGCCTCGTCGAACGGCAGCTCGGCGAAGAGCGCGCGCTCGCGGTCGGACAGTTCGATCACGCCGTCGTAGAAGCCGGGGATGGCGACCCGGCGGTCGGCGTCGTGCAGGGAGGCGGCCAGCCGCGCCGCCTCTGTCGCCGGGTTGGGGACCGCCCCGCCGAAGGAGCCGGAGTGGATGTCCTGGTCCGGCCCGTACAGGTCGATCTGGCAGTCGGTGAGCCCGCGCATGCCGGTGCAGACGGTGGGGGTGTCGGCCGCCCACATGCCCGTGTCGGAGACGACGACCGCGTCGCAGGCGAGCCGGTCCGCGTGCGCGCGCACCAGGTCGGGAAAGTGCGGGGAGCCGGACTCCTCCTCGCCCTCGATCACCAGCTTGAGGTTCACGGCGGGCGCGGTGCGGCCGGTGGCGGCAAGGTGCGCGCGGACGCCGAGCGTGTGGAAGAACACCTGCCCCTTGTCGTCGGCGGCGCCTCGGGCGTACAGCCGTCCGTCCCGGCGGACCGGCTCGAACGGCTCCGTGTGCCAGCCGTCGGCACGCTGCGCGGGCTGCACGTCGTGGTGTCCGTAGACCAGCACGGTGGGCGCACCGGGGTCGCCGGAGGGCCACTCGGCGAACACGGCGGGGTGGCCGGGGGTCTGCCACACCTCGACCGTCGGGAATCCGGTCGCACGCAGGGCGTCCGCCAGCCAGTCGGCACTGCGCCGCACGTCGGCGGCGTACGCCGGATCGGCGGAGACGGAGGGGATGCGGAGCCAGTCCTCCAGGGCGGCGAGGAAGCCCTCACGGTGGGTGTCGATGAAACTGCGGACCGCGCTGTCCGGGGTGGTGCTCATGCCCCGACCCTATCCGCCCCTCCGCCGGTCCTTCCCCGCCGCCGGGGTGCCGCCGGGGTGTCCCGGCGGGCTCCCGGGGCAGGGAGCCGCGGACGGCGGGCGCCCGGGGTTCACGGCAGGAGCAGCCGCTCCAGCGCCGCGCGGTCGGGAAGGTCCGGCGGCCGCACGACACGGCCCGAGCGCACGTAGAGGAACGCCGCCGTCACCGCCTCCGGCGGGACGCCGCACTGCTCGGCCCACGCCACCCGGTACACCGCGAGCTGCAGCGGGTCCGCGTCCTGACGGCGTCCCGTCTTCCAGTCGACGATCTCGTACGCCGGGCCGCCGTCCGGCCCGGCGCCGTCCTCCCGGTAGACGGCGTCGATCCGGCCCCGCACCGTGCGCCCCGCGAGGGCGAGCTGGAACGGCGCCTCGACCCGGTACGGCGTCCGGTGCGCGTACGCGGTGCGAGCGAAGGCCGCCTTCAGCGCGGCGAGATCCCGTTCGTCCTCGATGCCCGCCGCTTCGTCGGCGCCGGGCAGCTCGTCCGGGCCGAGCATCGGCAGCGTCAGCTCCTCGAAGCGGGACTCCACCCAGGCGTGGAAGCGGGTGCCCCGGCGGGCCGCGGCCGGCTGGGGCGGGCGGGGCATGGGGCGGGCCAGTTCGCGGGCGAACCCGTCGGGGTCGGCGGCCAGCCGCAGCAGCTGGGAGGCGGACAGCGACCCGGGCAGCGGAACGTCGTGCACGGTGGCGCGGGAGCGGCGCAGTTCACCCTCCAGCGCGTCGAGGTCGCGGTCCCACCCCTCCACCAGCCGTGCGTCCTCGGGCGCAAGCCCGGCGGGGGCCTCCCCGTCCCCGTCGCGCGGGCCGGGCAGGGCGGTGGCCGGCGGCACCGCGTCGGCGTCGCCCCCGCCGGGGGCCTCCCCGCGGTCGCCGCGGTCGCCGCCATGGGCTTCACCGCGTGCCGCGCCGTCACCGTGCAGGTGGGCCAGCACGCGCGCGGCGGCGGTCCGGCGGCGGCGCAGTGCGACCGGGTCGAGCGGGAGCGGCCAGGCCGCGTCGTCGCCGTCGCCGGACAGGGCGGGGTTCTCCGCGCCGTGTTCCGGTGCGTCGGCCCACGCCTCGACCTCGCCGTACGCCGGGCCGGCCGCACAGTGGTCGCGCAGCGCCTCCAGGAAGGCGGACGGCCCGCGCGGGCGCTTCTGGGTCGGCCCCCACCAGTGCCCGGAGCCCAGCAGCAGCGATCGGGGGCGGGTGAAGGTGACGTAGCCGAGCCGCAGCTCCTCGGTGGCCTGGTGGTCGCGCTGCCGGAGGTCGTACGCCTTGAGGGCCTTGGCGTTCCACCCCTCGACGCGGGGCAGGGTGTCGGCGTCGCCGCGCAGGTCGTGCGGCAGGACGCCGGGGCGGGTGAGCCAGGACTCGCGGGGCTGAGTGCTGGGGAACTGCTTGGCCACCAGGCCGGGTACGGCGACCACGTCCCATTCCAGGCCCTTGGACTTGTGCGCGGTGAGCACCTTCACGGTGTTCTCCCCACCGGGCAGCGAACCGTCCAGGCCCTTCTCGTACTGGGTGGCCGTGCGCAGGAATCCGAGGAAGGCGAGCAGCGTGGTCTCGCCGTCGAGCGAGGCGAACCCGGCGGCGATGTCCAGGAAGGCGCCGAGGGTCTCGCGGCGGCGGGCGGCCAGTGCGTGCGGGGAGGCGGAGAGTTCGACCTCCAGCCCGGTGACGGCGAGGACGCGGTGCAGCACGTCCATCAGCGGGTCGCCCAGGGACCGGCGCAGGTCACGGATCTCGGCGGCCAGCCGGGCGAAGCGTACGCGGGCCTCGGCGGAGAAGGGGAGTTCGTCGTCGGCGTCGCCCTCGAGGAAGGTGTCCAGCGCGTCCGCGAGGGAGGTCACCTCGGCCGGGTCGACGCCCTCCACGGCAGCCGCGAGGCGCAGGTCCGCGTCGTCGCCGGCCGCCGCGTCGTCCCGCCGGACCAGCAGCCGGGCACGCCGGCCCAGCAGCGCCAGGTCCCGCGGGCCGATGCGCCAGCGGGGCCCGCTCAGCAGCCGCACCAGGGGTGCGTTGGCCGTCGGGTCCTGGAGCACCTCGCACACGGCGACCAGGTCGGCGACCTCCGGCAGGTGGACGAGCCCGGAGAGGCCGACGACCTCGACCGGCACGTCCCGCTCCACCAGGGCGCCCTGGACGGCGGCGAAGTCGCCGCCGGTGCGGCACAGGACGGCGATCTCGCCGGGCGGGGTGCCGGTGCGCACCAGGTGCGCGAGAGAGTCGGCGAGCCAGTCGATCTCCTCGGCGTGCGTGGCGTGCAGGGCGCAGCACACGAGGCCGTCGTGTTCGGCACCGGGCGCGGGGCGCAGCGCCTCGACGCCTTCGTGCTGCTCCCGCAGCGGCGCGGCGAGCGCATTGGCGAGGCGGAGCAGGCGACCGCCGCTGCGGCGGTTCTCGCTCAGCGCGAACCGGGGGGCGGGCGTGCCGTCCCAGAGGGGGAAGTGGCGCGGGAAGTCGTCCAGGTTGGCGACGGACGCGCCACGCCATCCGTAGATGGCCTGGCAGGGGTCGCCGACGGCGGTCACCGGGTGGCCGGCGCCAGAGCCAGAGCCCGACCCCGTGCCAGAGCCCGTTCCCGTGCCCGTGCCCGTTCCCGTGCCCGTGCCCGTGCCCGTTCCCGTTCCCGTGCCCGTGCCCGCGCCCGCGCCCGCGCCCGCGCCGAACAGTCCGGCGAGCAGGATGCGCTGGGCGACGGAGGTGTCCTGGTACTCGTCGAGGAGGACGACCCGGCATGCGTCGCGCAGGATGCGGCCGACCTCCGGGACGTCGCGGGCCAGGGCGGCGGAGAGCGCGATCTGGTCGCCGAAGTCCAGCAGGTCGCGGTCACGCTTCCGGGCCCGGTACTCCTCGACCAGGCCGAGGAGTTCGGCACGGCCGATCGCGGTCTCGGGGACGCGCCGCAGGTCCTTGTTGGTGAGCTCGGTGGCGGCGAGCTCGGCGCGCAGCCGGGCGTCGTACGCGCGCAGGCGAGCGGGCGGCACCAGATGTTCGGACAGTTCGGCGTCGAGGGACAGCAGGTCCTGCACGTGGGTGCTGAGGCTGTTGCGCAGCCCTTCGAAGGGGCCGCTCGCGGCGGCGAGCACACGGGCGGCGAGCTGGAAGCGGGTCGCGTCGGCGAGCAGCCGGGCGCCGGGCTCGACGCCGAGGCGGAGGCCGTGGTCCTTGAGGAGCCTCCCGGCGAACGCGTGGTAGGTGAGGATCTGCGGTTCGCCGGGCGGGTCCTCGTCCGCCGCCTGCGCGGGGGCGGGATCGGGGTCGGTGACCCCGGCCCGCACGAGGGCGGCGCGCACGCGTTCGGCGAGTTCTCCGGCGGCCTTGTTGGTGAAGGTCAGCCCGAGCACCTGCTCGGGTGCGACCTGACCGGTGCCCACCAGCCACACGACGCGTGCGGCCATCACGGTGGTCTTCCCCGACCCGGCGCCCGCGACGATGACCTGCGGCGCGAGCGGCGCAGTGATGCAGCGGAGCTGTTCGGGGGTGAACGGGATGCCGAGCAGCGCCTTGAGCTGTCCGGGGTCGGTGAGCGGAGGTGGTGCGGGCACGTTGCAAGACGGTATCCGCCGGGTCCGACAACGGGCCGCGGTGGGGCACCGCGCCGCGCCCACCGGTCCTCACTCGACGACGTGGCGCCCTTCGGGCTGCGCCGAACACGCGGACCGGAACGCGCAGTTGCCGCAGTGCGCGCCCGTCGACGGCGCGAAGCGCTCGTCCAGGACGCGGCCCGCGGCCTCCGCCAGCAGCTCGCCGACCCATTCCCCGTCCGGCGGTTCCTG encodes the following:
- a CDS encoding DeoR/GlpR family DNA-binding transcription regulator — its product is MAAHERWTRLLEILGEEGRIDVAQAAERLGVSAATVRRDMNELAGQQMLTRTRGGAVLSAVAYDLPLRYKTARRADEKHRIARAAAALVAPGSVVGLNGGTTTSEVARELATRTDLMSETSTPALTLVTNAINIANELAVRPHVKTVVTGGVTRPNSYELTGPLATAGLQSLALDRAVLGVDAVHPEFGAATHDEGEAGANRALAERAETVVVVADSTKLGRRAFAQVCPVHVISVLITDSEAPDEMVERFTAVGVDVRRV
- the nudC gene encoding NAD(+) diphosphatase, with the protein product MTLTGTGGIDRAAHRRLDEAWLAAAWSHPTTRVFVVSGGQALIEDTGDGCTELVTMPSFDAPATESHRYFLGVDPEGVAYFALQKDALPGRMDDIARPAGLREAGVLLPERDAELLVHAVALENWQRLHRFCSRCGERAVIAAAGHVRRCPACGAEHYPRTDPAVIMLVTDVHDRALLGRQVHWPEGRFSTLAGFVEPGESIEQAVVREVGEEVGVEVPVEGVAYVGSQPWPFPSSLMLGFTARASSSRIQVDGHEIEEARWFSRDDLRAAFASGEVLPPSGISIAARLVERWYGEPLPPR
- a CDS encoding dipeptidase, translating into MSTTPDSAVRSFIDTHREGFLAALEDWLRIPSVSADPAYAADVRRSADWLADALRATGFPTVEVWQTPGHPAVFAEWPSGDPGAPTVLVYGHHDVQPAQRADGWHTEPFEPVRRDGRLYARGAADDKGQVFFHTLGVRAHLAATGRTAPAVNLKLVIEGEEESGSPHFPDLVRAHADRLACDAVVVSDTGMWAADTPTVCTGMRGLTDCQIDLYGPDQDIHSGSFGGAVPNPATEAARLAASLHDADRRVAIPGFYDGVIELSDRERALFAELPFDEAAWLRTAHSHAVGGERGYTTLERIWARPTAEVNGIGGGYQGPGGKTIVPSAAQLKLSFRMVAGQDPEKVQQAVRDWVARSVPAGIGHEITFWGATRPCLTPLDHPALQSTVRAMSRAFGRTVRFTREGGSGPAADLQDVLGAPVLFLGISIPSDGWHAPNEKVELDLLAKGVETAAYLWEDLGLNWTHAADEGNR
- a CDS encoding ATP-dependent DNA helicase; translation: MPAPPPLTDPGQLKALLGIPFTPEQLRCITAPLAPQVIVAGAGSGKTTVMAARVVWLVGTGQVAPEQVLGLTFTNKAAGELAERVRAALVRAGVTDPDPAPAQAADEDPPGEPQILTYHAFAGRLLKDHGLRLGVEPGARLLADATRFQLAARVLAAASGPFEGLRNSLSTHVQDLLSLDAELSEHLVPPARLRAYDARLRAELAATELTNKDLRRVPETAIGRAELLGLVEEYRARKRDRDLLDFGDQIALSAALARDVPEVGRILRDACRVVLLDEYQDTSVAQRILLAGLFGAGAGAGAGTGTGTGTGTGTGTGTGTGTGTGSGTGSGSGSGAGHPVTAVGDPCQAIYGWRGASVANLDDFPRHFPLWDGTPAPRFALSENRRSGGRLLRLANALAAPLREQHEGVEALRPAPGAEHDGLVCCALHATHAEEIDWLADSLAHLVRTGTPPGEIAVLCRTGGDFAAVQGALVERDVPVEVVGLSGLVHLPEVADLVAVCEVLQDPTANAPLVRLLSGPRWRIGPRDLALLGRRARLLVRRDDAAAGDDADLRLAAAVEGVDPAEVTSLADALDTFLEGDADDELPFSAEARVRFARLAAEIRDLRRSLGDPLMDVLHRVLAVTGLEVELSASPHALAARRRETLGAFLDIAAGFASLDGETTLLAFLGFLRTATQYEKGLDGSLPGGENTVKVLTAHKSKGLEWDVVAVPGLVAKQFPSTQPRESWLTRPGVLPHDLRGDADTLPRVEGWNAKALKAYDLRQRDHQATEELRLGYVTFTRPRSLLLGSGHWWGPTQKRPRGPSAFLEALRDHCAAGPAYGEVEAWADAPEHGAENPALSGDGDDAAWPLPLDPVALRRRRTAAARVLAHLHGDGAARGEAHGGDRGDRGEAPGGGDADAVPPATALPGPRDGDGEAPAGLAPEDARLVEGWDRDLDALEGELRRSRATVHDVPLPGSLSASQLLRLAADPDGFARELARPMPRPPQPAAARRGTRFHAWVESRFEELTLPMLGPDELPGADEAAGIEDERDLAALKAAFARTAYAHRTPYRVEAPFQLALAGRTVRGRIDAVYREDGAGPDGGPAYEIVDWKTGRRQDADPLQLAVYRVAWAEQCGVPPEAVTAAFLYVRSGRVVRPPDLPDRAALERLLLP